From Bosea sp. NBC_00550, the proteins below share one genomic window:
- a CDS encoding EAL domain-containing protein: protein MAPLRLKALHPLAGAITGLSAGAVMTILLPGALGSALGLLASGAGVLATIRAFERYGLARHEQALAGLGEVKVRLATNAIRLDALSQRVEQMPMRDVDAAPARAAIHELTAEVGLLGDLIHQVAMTLADHENVLARLPEPAAAAPAPAASAIPEVVLDPEAARRARAEQLAAERAAAAKAAREEAEAERAALISTALSEGRLEVHLQPIVSLPQRRTRGYEALARLRLDENTLLLPHEFLDTVEARGFGPTLDALVLTRALAIARRLGSKDGDIFVSCNFSAATWDSSRALAALTRILDKYRDHTRHLVIEMPQAVFRKLDPTSLGLLGAMSANGVRFALDHLVDLRLDPHALFERGVRYVKAPAALLRDHVEGRIASDIAAGDLAAMMGRASVTLVAEQVEDNPLAADMIELGVTMGQGQAFSPPRPVKPEVFAEPEAASALSQAVSSQAPQQDAANDVVRPMVSAELPPAPPIQQAESRPERLPFRSVLRRATA, encoded by the coding sequence GTGGCCCCCTTGCGCTTGAAAGCCTTGCATCCTCTCGCCGGCGCGATCACCGGCCTTTCGGCCGGCGCGGTGATGACGATCCTGTTGCCTGGCGCGCTCGGCTCGGCGTTGGGGTTGCTCGCCTCGGGCGCTGGCGTATTGGCCACCATCCGTGCCTTCGAGCGCTATGGCCTCGCGCGGCATGAGCAGGCTCTGGCCGGACTCGGCGAGGTCAAGGTCCGGCTCGCCACCAATGCCATCCGTCTCGATGCCTTGTCGCAGCGTGTCGAGCAGATGCCGATGCGGGATGTCGATGCGGCGCCGGCGCGGGCGGCGATCCATGAGCTCACCGCCGAGGTCGGGCTCCTCGGCGATCTCATCCATCAGGTGGCGATGACGCTGGCCGATCATGAGAACGTGCTGGCCCGCCTGCCCGAACCGGCCGCAGCCGCGCCGGCGCCAGCGGCTTCAGCCATTCCCGAGGTCGTTCTCGATCCGGAAGCGGCGCGGCGCGCGCGGGCAGAACAGCTCGCCGCCGAACGCGCTGCCGCGGCCAAGGCTGCCCGGGAAGAGGCCGAAGCCGAGCGTGCCGCCCTTATCAGCACCGCGCTCAGCGAGGGGCGCCTCGAAGTCCACCTCCAGCCGATCGTGTCGTTGCCGCAGCGCCGCACCCGCGGCTATGAGGCGCTGGCGCGGCTGCGGCTCGACGAGAACACGCTGCTTCTGCCGCATGAATTTCTCGATACCGTCGAAGCCCGCGGCTTCGGGCCGACGCTCGACGCGCTTGTCCTGACGCGCGCCTTGGCGATCGCCCGGCGCCTTGGCTCGAAGGATGGCGATATCTTCGTCTCCTGCAATTTCAGCGCCGCGACCTGGGATTCGTCGCGCGCATTGGCCGCCCTGACGCGCATTCTCGACAAGTATCGCGACCACACCAGGCATCTCGTCATCGAGATGCCGCAGGCGGTCTTCCGCAAGCTTGATCCGACCAGCCTCGGCCTGCTCGGCGCGATGTCAGCGAATGGCGTGCGCTTCGCGCTCGATCATCTCGTCGATCTCAGGCTCGATCCGCATGCGCTGTTCGAGCGGGGCGTGCGTTACGTCAAGGCTCCGGCGGCGCTGCTGCGGGACCATGTCGAGGGCAGGATTGCCAGCGATATCGCGGCTGGCGATCTCGCGGCGATGATGGGCCGCGCATCGGTCACGCTCGTTGCCGAGCAGGTCGAGGACAACCCGCTGGCCGCCGACATGATCGAGCTCGGCGTCACGATGGGACAGGGGCAGGCGTTCTCTCCGCCGCGCCCGGTCAAACCGGAGGTCTTCGCCGAGCCGGAGGCTGCTTCTGCGCTGTCTCAGGCAGTCTCGTCGCAGGCCCCGCAGCAGGACGCAGCAAACGACGTCGTGCGTCCGATGGTGTCTGCCGAGCTGCCTCCGGCCCCACCCATTCAGCAGGCGGAAAGCCGCCCAGAGCGGCTGCCCTTCCGCTCCGTCCTGCGCCGCGCCACAGCCTGA
- a CDS encoding serine hydrolase domain-containing protein, whose product MREWQSLSPVEAGFRADAGERIDKAFAAGELKGLHGVVVLRQGKIALERYFPGADEIWGDSRGVVAFDAGELHDLRSVSKSIVGLLYGIALADGLVPGPTAPLLASFPEYPDLTADAARQRLRVSHVLAMTMGTQWDECLPYSDPRNSEIAMERAPDRYRFILDRPIDRSPGEAWTYSGGATALLGHLIAKGSGMPLGSFARERLFAPLGIGDFAWIKGSNGLEAAASGLRLRPRDLAAIGQLLLDKGAYGGRQVVPADWLEASLTSRIRTGDGLDYGYHWYLPRYGTPSVRYGAFGNGGQRLVVAPDLDIVVAVTAGNYNQPDGWQTSVKLTNEFVFGGLAR is encoded by the coding sequence ATGAGAGAGTGGCAGAGCCTCTCGCCCGTCGAGGCCGGTTTCCGGGCAGATGCCGGCGAACGCATCGACAAGGCCTTCGCCGCTGGAGAGCTGAAAGGCCTCCACGGCGTTGTCGTGCTGCGGCAAGGCAAGATCGCACTCGAGCGTTACTTCCCCGGCGCCGACGAGATCTGGGGCGATAGCCGCGGCGTCGTCGCCTTCGATGCCGGCGAATTGCACGATCTGCGCTCCGTCTCGAAAAGCATCGTCGGGCTGCTCTACGGAATCGCGCTCGCGGACGGGCTGGTGCCGGGGCCGACCGCGCCCTTGCTCGCGAGCTTCCCCGAGTACCCCGATCTCACCGCCGACGCGGCCCGCCAGAGGCTGCGCGTATCGCATGTGCTCGCGATGACCATGGGCACGCAATGGGACGAATGCCTGCCGTATAGCGATCCGCGCAACAGCGAGATCGCCATGGAACGCGCGCCCGATCGCTATCGCTTCATCCTCGACCGGCCGATCGACCGGTCGCCCGGGGAGGCCTGGACCTATAGCGGCGGCGCAACCGCGCTGCTCGGCCATCTGATCGCGAAGGGCAGCGGCATGCCGCTCGGTTCGTTTGCCCGCGAGCGCCTGTTCGCTCCGCTGGGTATCGGCGATTTCGCCTGGATCAAGGGCTCGAACGGCCTGGAGGCCGCGGCTTCCGGCCTGCGCCTGCGCCCGCGCGATCTCGCCGCCATCGGCCAGCTGCTGCTCGACAAGGGCGCATATGGCGGCCGGCAGGTCGTCCCCGCCGATTGGCTGGAGGCGAGCCTGACCTCGCGCATCAGGACGGGCGACGGCCTCGATTACGGCTATCACTGGTACCTGCCGCGCTATGGCACACCCTCGGTGCGATACGGCGCCTTCGGCAATGGCGGCCAGCGCCTGGTCGTCGCACCGGACCTCGATATCGTCGTCGCGGTCACCGCCGGCAATTATAACCAGCCGGATGGCTGGCAGACATCGGTGAAGCTGACGAACGAGTTCGTCTTCGGCGGGCTGGCGCGATAG
- a CDS encoding peptide deformylase yields MAIRQIVRFPDPRLRVVAEPVIRFDADLRALAEDLRDTMRAAPGVGITAPHIGVPLRLVVLEPTPGEVAVYVNPVVVEASSEMIRHSEGSVSMPGVVDEIERPARVTIGYRDLDGVERTEAAEGFRAICHQHEIDQLDGIFWIDRLSRLKRDRLIARYNKLQRG; encoded by the coding sequence ATGGCTATCCGCCAGATCGTGCGGTTCCCGGATCCGCGTCTGCGCGTGGTGGCCGAGCCCGTCATCCGTTTCGACGCCGATTTGCGGGCGCTCGCCGAGGATCTGCGCGACACGATGCGGGCGGCGCCGGGTGTCGGCATCACTGCGCCGCATATCGGCGTGCCGCTGCGGCTGGTCGTGCTGGAGCCGACGCCGGGCGAGGTCGCGGTCTACGTCAATCCGGTCGTCGTCGAGGCGTCGTCCGAGATGATCCGCCATAGCGAGGGCAGCGTCTCGATGCCGGGCGTAGTCGACGAGATCGAGCGCCCGGCGCGGGTGACGATAGGCTATCGCGATCTCGACGGCGTCGAGCGGACCGAGGCAGCGGAAGGCTTTCGGGCGATCTGCCACCAGCACGAGATCGACCAGCTCGACGGCATCTTCTGGATCGACCGCCTGTCGCGCCTCAAGCGCGATCGGCTTATCGCGCGCTACAACAAGTTGCAGCGCGGGTGA
- a CDS encoding acetyl-CoA C-acetyltransferase yields MADAFIYDHVRTPRGKGKADGSLHEVTAIELGTQALRAIKDRSNLDPLLVEDVVLGCVDPVGEAAADIARTVALKAGYGKEVPGVQINRFCASGLDAVNLAAAQVMSGQKEMAIGGGVESMSRVGMGASGFGIAVDPSVAIDTYFMPQGISADLIATKYGFSRDDVDAFAVRSHQRAAKAWKEGRFKNSIIPVTDVNGLIILDHDETIRPEANMQALAALKASFVQMGEMGGFDAVATAAHPDVEFVNHVHHAGNSSGIVDGAAAVLVGSKRAGRAAGLKPRARIKAFATVGSDLALMLTGPIDVTQLVLKKAGMTLKDIDLFELNEAFSSVVLRYQQALDIDDDVLNVNGGAIAMGHPLGATGAMVLGTVLDELERQDKQTALVTLCVAVGMGVATIIERV; encoded by the coding sequence ATGGCAGACGCATTCATCTACGATCACGTCCGCACGCCGCGAGGCAAGGGCAAGGCTGACGGCTCGCTGCACGAGGTCACGGCGATCGAGCTGGGCACGCAGGCCCTGCGTGCGATCAAGGACCGCAGCAACCTCGATCCGCTGCTCGTCGAGGATGTGGTGCTCGGCTGCGTCGATCCGGTCGGGGAGGCTGCGGCCGACATCGCCCGCACGGTCGCGCTCAAGGCCGGCTACGGCAAGGAAGTGCCGGGCGTGCAGATCAACCGCTTCTGCGCCTCCGGCCTCGATGCGGTGAATCTCGCGGCAGCGCAGGTCATGTCCGGCCAGAAGGAGATGGCGATCGGCGGCGGCGTCGAATCCATGTCCCGCGTCGGCATGGGCGCCTCCGGCTTCGGCATCGCCGTCGACCCCAGTGTCGCGATCGACACCTATTTCATGCCGCAGGGCATCTCGGCCGACCTGATCGCGACGAAATATGGTTTCTCGCGCGACGATGTCGACGCCTTCGCCGTCCGCTCCCACCAGCGCGCCGCCAAGGCCTGGAAGGAAGGACGCTTCAAGAACTCGATCATCCCCGTGACCGACGTCAACGGCCTCATCATCCTCGACCACGACGAAACCATTCGTCCCGAGGCCAACATGCAGGCGCTGGCCGCGCTGAAGGCCTCCTTCGTCCAGATGGGTGAGATGGGCGGCTTCGATGCGGTCGCGACTGCCGCGCATCCGGATGTCGAGTTCGTCAACCACGTCCACCACGCCGGCAATTCGTCGGGCATCGTCGATGGCGCGGCGGCCGTCCTCGTCGGCTCGAAGCGCGCTGGCCGCGCGGCGGGCCTGAAGCCGCGCGCTCGCATCAAGGCCTTCGCCACGGTCGGCTCCGACCTCGCGCTGATGCTGACCGGCCCGATCGACGTCACCCAGCTCGTGCTGAAGAAGGCCGGCATGACCTTGAAGGACATCGACCTCTTCGAGCTGAACGAGGCCTTCTCCTCCGTGGTCCTGCGCTATCAGCAGGCGCTCGACATCGACGACGACGTTCTGAACGTCAACGGCGGCGCCATCGCGATGGGCCACCCGCTGGGCGCGACCGGCGCGATGGTGCTCGGCACCGTGCTCGACGAGCTGGAGCGGCAGGACAAGCAGACCGCGCTGGTGACGCTCTGCGTCGCGGTCGGAATGGGCGTTGCGACCATCATTGAGAGGGTCTAG
- a CDS encoding acyl-CoA dehydrogenase C-terminal domain-containing protein: protein MPVYKAPVDDTLFLLNDVFNIERYNNLPGFADASADVVEAVLGEGAKLCEEVLQPINYSGDQEGCTRHPDGRVTTPKGFKAAYEAYAGGGWIGLAMDPEYGGQGLPYTLGAVMNEYASAANMAFAMYPGLTMGAIAALYVHGSDEQKRAYLPKMIEGTWSGTMNLTEPHCGTDLGLLKTKAVPNGDGSYALTGTKIFISAGEQDITENIIHLVLARIEGAPAGVKGISLFVVPRNQIGADGSVGENNHVSCGSIEHKMGIHGNSTCVMNYEGAQGWLIGAENKGLNAMFVMMNEARLGVAIQGLAQSEVAYQNAVVYAKERLQGRALTGAQAADKPADPIIVHPDVRRTLMSIRAFNEAARAFVLWNALQSDIAHRSGDAAERQAADDQLGLMTPVLKGVLTDIGFDNAVKAQQMFGGHGYIAETGVEQFVRDARIAMIYEGANGVQAMDLVGRKLGRDGGRAIMAFFNEVGGFLKDNAEDEALKPLLGPLQVSLGHLQQAAMWFMNNALAKPDNAGAGANDFMHLLGLVSLGYMWARMAKVAQEKLKAGANGATERMNAKLVTARFFMERTLPETAAHLARITAGADTTMALTPEQF, encoded by the coding sequence ATGCCGGTCTACAAGGCGCCCGTCGACGATACGCTTTTCCTGCTCAACGACGTTTTCAACATCGAGCGCTACAACAATCTCCCGGGCTTCGCCGATGCGAGCGCGGATGTGGTCGAGGCTGTGCTCGGCGAGGGCGCCAAGCTCTGCGAGGAAGTCCTTCAGCCGATCAACTATTCCGGCGACCAGGAGGGCTGCACGCGCCATCCCGACGGCCGGGTGACGACGCCGAAAGGCTTCAAGGCGGCCTATGAGGCCTATGCCGGCGGCGGCTGGATCGGCCTCGCCATGGACCCCGAATATGGCGGCCAGGGCCTGCCCTACACGCTCGGCGCCGTGATGAACGAATATGCCTCCGCCGCGAACATGGCCTTCGCCATGTATCCGGGCCTGACCATGGGCGCGATCGCCGCGCTCTACGTCCATGGCTCCGACGAGCAGAAGCGGGCCTATCTGCCGAAGATGATCGAAGGCACATGGTCGGGCACGATGAACCTGACCGAGCCGCATTGCGGCACCGATCTTGGCCTGCTCAAGACCAAGGCCGTGCCGAACGGCGACGGCTCCTACGCGCTGACCGGCACCAAGATCTTCATCTCGGCCGGCGAGCAGGACATCACCGAGAACATCATCCACCTCGTGCTTGCCCGCATCGAGGGCGCACCGGCCGGCGTGAAGGGCATCTCGCTCTTCGTCGTGCCGCGCAACCAGATCGGCGCGGATGGCTCCGTCGGGGAGAACAACCACGTCTCCTGCGGCTCGATCGAGCACAAGATGGGCATTCACGGCAATTCGACCTGCGTCATGAACTATGAGGGTGCGCAGGGCTGGCTCATAGGCGCCGAGAACAAGGGCCTCAACGCCATGTTCGTGATGATGAACGAGGCCCGCCTCGGCGTCGCCATCCAGGGCCTCGCCCAGTCGGAGGTCGCCTATCAGAACGCCGTCGTCTACGCCAAGGAACGCCTGCAGGGCAGGGCGCTGACCGGCGCCCAGGCTGCCGACAAGCCGGCCGACCCGATCATCGTTCATCCCGACGTGCGCCGCACGCTGATGTCGATCAGGGCGTTCAATGAGGCGGCCCGCGCCTTCGTGCTCTGGAACGCGTTGCAATCCGACATCGCCCATCGCTCGGGCGATGCCGCCGAGCGCCAGGCGGCCGACGACCAGCTCGGCCTGATGACGCCGGTGCTCAAGGGCGTGCTCACCGATATCGGCTTCGACAATGCTGTGAAGGCGCAGCAGATGTTCGGCGGCCACGGCTACATCGCCGAGACCGGCGTCGAGCAGTTCGTCCGCGATGCCCGCATCGCCATGATCTATGAGGGCGCCAACGGTGTGCAGGCCATGGATCTCGTCGGCCGCAAGCTCGGCCGCGACGGCGGGCGTGCCATCATGGCCTTCTTCAACGAGGTCGGCGGCTTCCTGAAGGACAACGCCGAGGACGAGGCTCTGAAGCCTCTGCTCGGGCCGCTCCAGGTCTCGCTCGGCCATCTCCAGCAGGCGGCGATGTGGTTCATGAACAACGCGCTCGCCAAGCCGGACAATGCCGGCGCGGGGGCGAACGACTTCATGCACCTGCTCGGTCTGGTCTCGCTCGGCTACATGTGGGCGAGGATGGCCAAGGTCGCGCAGGAGAAGCTCAAGGCCGGCGCCAACGGCGCGACCGAGCGGATGAACGCCAAGCTGGTCACGGCCCGCTTCTTCATGGAGCGCACCTTGCCCGAGACTGCCGCGCATCTGGCGCGGATCACTGCCGGTGCCGATACGACCATGGCGCTGACGCCTGAGCAGTTCTGA
- a CDS encoding aspartate aminotransferase family protein — protein sequence MTSAPSAIGTPNDLEAYWMPFTANRSFKKNPRMVARAEGMFYYTPDNKPVMDGTAGLWCCNAGHAREPIIQAIQAQARELDYAPSFQYGHPKVFAAAARIAALAPGDLDHVFFAGSGSEAADSALKIALAYWNVSGKGSKTRLIGRERGYHGVGFGGISVGGMVNNRKFFGGLLTGTDHIAHTYDREKQAFSKGEPEYGAHFADDLERVVALHDASTIAAVIVEPMAGSTGALPPPKGYLKRLREICDKHGILLIFDEVITGFGRLGFAFASERYGVIPDMITFAKGVTSGTVPMGGVIVRKHIYDAFMNGPDNVIELFHGYTYSGHPLAAAASLAALDIYREEGLFERARAMEDAWADAVMSLKGEPNVVDIRTLGLVGAVDLAPRAEGAGKRGYEAMDRAFREEGLMVRTAADTIAFSPPLIITESQVGELVEKLRRVIRAVAN from the coding sequence ATGACTTCAGCACCTTCCGCCATCGGCACGCCGAACGATCTCGAAGCCTATTGGATGCCGTTCACGGCCAATCGGTCGTTCAAGAAGAACCCGCGCATGGTCGCGCGGGCCGAGGGCATGTTCTACTATACGCCGGACAACAAGCCGGTCATGGACGGCACGGCGGGCCTGTGGTGCTGCAATGCCGGCCACGCCCGCGAGCCGATCATCCAGGCGATCCAGGCGCAGGCGCGCGAACTCGACTACGCGCCGTCCTTCCAATACGGCCACCCGAAGGTGTTTGCCGCCGCCGCCCGGATCGCGGCGCTGGCGCCAGGCGATCTCGACCATGTCTTCTTCGCCGGCTCGGGCTCGGAAGCGGCTGATTCGGCCCTCAAGATCGCGCTTGCCTATTGGAACGTCTCGGGCAAGGGCTCGAAAACCCGTCTGATCGGCCGCGAACGTGGCTATCACGGCGTCGGCTTCGGCGGCATCTCGGTCGGCGGCATGGTCAACAACCGCAAGTTCTTCGGTGGATTGCTGACCGGCACCGACCATATCGCCCACACCTATGACCGCGAGAAGCAGGCCTTCAGCAAGGGCGAGCCGGAATACGGCGCGCATTTCGCGGATGATCTCGAACGCGTCGTCGCGCTGCATGACGCCTCGACCATCGCCGCCGTCATCGTCGAGCCGATGGCGGGATCCACCGGCGCGCTGCCGCCGCCGAAGGGCTATCTCAAGCGCCTGCGCGAGATCTGCGACAAGCACGGCATCCTGCTGATCTTCGACGAGGTCATCACCGGCTTCGGCCGCCTCGGCTTCGCCTTCGCCTCGGAGCGCTACGGCGTTATCCCGGACATGATCACCTTCGCCAAGGGCGTGACCTCCGGCACCGTGCCGATGGGCGGCGTGATCGTGCGCAAGCATATCTACGACGCCTTCATGAACGGCCCGGACAACGTCATCGAGCTGTTTCACGGCTACACCTATTCGGGCCACCCGCTGGCAGCGGCCGCTTCGCTGGCGGCCCTCGACATCTATCGCGAGGAAGGGCTGTTCGAGCGCGCCCGTGCGATGGAGGATGCCTGGGCCGATGCGGTGATGAGCCTGAAGGGCGAGCCCAACGTCGTCGACATCCGCACACTCGGCCTCGTCGGCGCCGTCGATCTCGCTCCGCGCGCGGAAGGCGCGGGCAAGCGCGGCTACGAGGCGATGGACCGTGCCTTCCGCGAGGAAGGGCTGATGGTCCGCACCGCCGCCGACACGATCGCCTTCTCGCCGCCGCTGATCATCACGGAAAGCCAGGTCGGCGAACTGGTCGAGAAGCTGCGCCGGGTGATCCGGGCTGTGGCGAACTGA
- a CDS encoding response regulator, with protein MALDPTMPILVVDDYQTMIRIIRNLLKQLGFENVDDASDGSVAIAKMRDKKYGLVISDWNMEPMSGFELLQKVREETRLAETPFIIVTAESKTENVIAAKKAGVSNYIVKPFNAQMLKTKIESVCVAA; from the coding sequence ATGGCTCTCGATCCAACCATGCCGATCCTCGTGGTCGACGACTACCAAACGATGATCCGCATCATCCGCAACCTGCTGAAGCAGCTCGGCTTCGAGAATGTCGACGACGCCTCGGACGGCTCGGTCGCGATCGCCAAGATGCGCGACAAGAAATACGGGCTCGTGATCTCCGACTGGAACATGGAGCCGATGAGCGGTTTCGAGCTGCTGCAGAAGGTCCGCGAGGAGACGCGGCTGGCCGAGACGCCCTTCATCATCGTCACGGCCGAATCGAAGACCGAGAACGTCATCGCCGCCAAGAAGGCCGGCGTCAGCAACTACATCGTCAAGCCGTTCAACGCCCAGATGCTGAAGACCAAGATCGAATCGGTCTGCGTGGCCGCGTAG
- a CDS encoding FAD-dependent oxidoreductase, translating to MNLTNFRFETDADGIAVATWDMPGRSMNVITPEAMEELNQIVDKVAADEAIKGCVVTSGKESFSGGADLTMLQGLRDLYVKLAKEKGEAVAMQSFFDESRKLSLLYRKLETCGKPFAAAIHGVCLGGSFELSLSCQYRVVSDDASTRVGLPEIKVGLFPGAGGTQRVARLMQTGDALQMMFKGEQVKSLPARNSGLVHAVVPRADIVQNAKDWLKANPQATAPWDQKGFKLPSNKVHSPAGMQIWPPANAIYRRETNDNYPAARAILSAVYEGLQLPIDLALKVESRYFAKILRTKEAASMIRSLFVSMQELNKGARRPADVPPSKLKKVGVIGAGFMGAGIAYVTAQAGLDVVLIDRDIEAAEKGKAYSHKLVSDQIMKGRAKTADRDALLGRIKASSDYTDLKGCDLIVEAVFEDPKVKAAVIAEVEAVVGPRTIFGSNTSTLPITGLAENSQRPKNFIGIHFFSPVEKMLLVEVIMAKKTGKKALAMALDYVRAIKKTPIVVNDTRGFYANRCVGNYIREGHLMLMEGVPPAMIEAAGKQAGMPVGPLSLNDEVAVDLAWKVLKATKAQLGDAAVDPAQEKLLSDMVEKHGRLGRKNKKGFYDYPEAGPKRLWPGLADLVGKRLDPESVDMEELQQRLLVTQALEAARTYEEGVVTDPREADVGSIIGFGFAPYSGGTLSYIDNMGAAVFVKLCEKLAKAHGERFKPNRLLKRMAKTGESFYATAEKKAAA from the coding sequence ATGAACCTCACCAATTTCCGCTTCGAGACCGACGCCGACGGTATCGCCGTCGCGACCTGGGACATGCCGGGCCGCTCGATGAACGTCATCACCCCCGAGGCGATGGAGGAGCTGAACCAGATCGTCGACAAGGTCGCCGCTGACGAAGCCATCAAGGGCTGCGTCGTCACCTCCGGCAAGGAGAGCTTCTCCGGCGGCGCCGACCTCACCATGCTCCAGGGCCTGCGCGATCTCTATGTGAAACTCGCCAAGGAGAAGGGCGAGGCGGTCGCGATGCAGAGCTTCTTCGACGAGAGCCGCAAGCTCTCGCTGCTCTACCGCAAGCTCGAGACCTGCGGGAAGCCCTTCGCCGCCGCGATCCATGGCGTCTGCCTCGGCGGGTCCTTCGAACTCTCGTTGTCCTGCCAGTACCGTGTCGTTTCGGACGATGCCTCGACCCGCGTCGGCCTGCCCGAGATCAAGGTCGGGCTCTTCCCCGGCGCCGGCGGCACCCAGCGCGTCGCGCGTCTGATGCAGACCGGCGACGCGCTCCAGATGATGTTCAAGGGCGAGCAGGTGAAGTCGCTGCCGGCGCGCAATTCCGGCCTCGTCCACGCCGTCGTGCCGCGCGCCGACATCGTCCAGAACGCCAAGGACTGGCTCAAGGCCAACCCGCAGGCGACCGCGCCCTGGGACCAGAAGGGCTTCAAGCTGCCCTCCAACAAGGTGCATTCGCCAGCCGGCATGCAGATCTGGCCGCCGGCCAACGCGATCTATCGTCGCGAGACCAACGACAACTATCCGGCCGCCCGCGCCATCCTCTCGGCTGTTTATGAGGGGCTGCAACTGCCCATCGATCTCGCGCTGAAGGTCGAGAGCCGCTACTTCGCCAAGATTCTGCGGACGAAGGAGGCGGCCTCGATGATCCGCTCGCTCTTCGTCTCGATGCAGGAGCTGAACAAGGGCGCCCGCCGCCCGGCCGACGTGCCGCCCTCCAAGCTCAAGAAGGTCGGCGTCATCGGCGCCGGCTTCATGGGCGCCGGCATCGCCTATGTCACGGCGCAGGCTGGCCTGGACGTCGTGCTGATCGACAGGGACATCGAGGCGGCTGAGAAGGGCAAGGCCTATTCGCACAAGCTGGTCTCCGACCAGATCATGAAGGGCCGCGCCAAGACCGCCGACCGCGACGCGCTGCTTGGCCGCATCAAGGCCTCGTCCGACTATACCGACCTCAAGGGCTGCGACCTGATCGTCGAGGCCGTGTTCGAGGATCCGAAGGTCAAGGCCGCGGTCATCGCCGAGGTCGAGGCCGTGGTCGGCCCGCGCACCATTTTCGGCTCCAACACCTCGACGCTGCCGATCACCGGCCTCGCGGAAAACAGCCAGCGCCCGAAGAACTTCATCGGCATCCATTTCTTCTCGCCGGTCGAGAAAATGCTGCTGGTCGAGGTCATCATGGCCAAGAAGACGGGCAAGAAGGCGCTCGCCATGGCGCTGGATTATGTCCGCGCCATCAAGAAGACGCCAATCGTCGTCAACGACACCCGCGGCTTCTATGCCAATCGCTGCGTCGGCAACTACATCCGCGAAGGCCATCTCATGCTGATGGAGGGCGTGCCGCCGGCGATGATCGAGGCTGCCGGCAAGCAGGCCGGCATGCCGGTCGGCCCGCTCTCGCTCAATGACGAGGTCGCGGTCGATCTCGCCTGGAAGGTGCTGAAGGCCACCAAGGCCCAACTCGGCGACGCTGCCGTCGATCCGGCGCAGGAGAAGCTGCTTTCCGACATGGTCGAGAAGCACGGGCGGCTGGGCCGCAAGAATAAGAAGGGCTTCTACGATTATCCGGAAGCCGGGCCGAAGCGGCTCTGGCCGGGCCTGGCCGATCTCGTCGGCAAGCGGCTCGATCCGGAAAGCGTCGACATGGAGGAGCTGCAGCAGCGCCTGCTCGTCACGCAGGCCCTGGAAGCAGCCCGTACCTATGAGGAAGGCGTCGTCACCGATCCGCGCGAGGCCGATGTCGGCTCGATCATCGGCTTCGGCTTCGCGCCTTACTCGGGCGGCACGCTCTCCTACATCGACAACATGGGCGCGGCCGTCTTCGTGAAGCTCTGCGAGAAGCTGGCCAAGGCCCATGGCGAGCGCTTCAAGCCGAACCGGCTGCTGAAGCGCATGGCCAAGACCGGCGAGAGCTTCTACGCCACGGCGGAGAAGAAGGCGGCGGCCTGA
- a CDS encoding TIGR01459 family HAD-type hydrolase, translated as MSPSGIASTIALSGFSEVADRFDLCLCDVWGVVHNGVAAYRESIVALMRMRERGMSVVLVTNAPRPSDVIVGQLDNFGVPREAWDAIVTSGDVCRSLIRARAGESMFRLGPDRDLPLTAGLDVRETGPDDAAYVLCTGLFDDENDTAATYADLLAGFAARKLPLICANPDLVVERGGRIIPCAGSVALAYEEIGGQVIYAGKPHLPIYEAALAAAEEKRGAPIARDRICAVGDAIRTDIAGAEGFGAAGVMVLAGIHAQDLMEASWEERHGWFGRQTHRPAYAMPHLVW; from the coding sequence GTGTCGCCATCGGGGATCGCATCAACCATCGCGCTATCGGGCTTTTCCGAGGTCGCGGACCGCTTCGATCTCTGCCTGTGCGACGTCTGGGGCGTGGTCCACAATGGCGTTGCCGCCTATCGCGAGTCGATCGTGGCGCTGATGCGCATGCGCGAACGTGGCATGAGCGTCGTGCTCGTCACCAATGCGCCGCGTCCGAGCGATGTCATCGTCGGTCAGCTCGACAATTTCGGTGTGCCGCGCGAGGCCTGGGACGCGATCGTCACATCCGGTGATGTCTGCCGGTCCCTGATCCGCGCACGCGCCGGCGAATCGATGTTCCGCCTCGGTCCGGATCGTGACCTGCCGCTGACCGCGGGTCTAGACGTGCGGGAAACTGGTCCCGACGACGCGGCCTATGTGCTCTGCACCGGCCTGTTCGACGACGAGAACGATACGGCGGCGACCTATGCCGATCTGCTGGCAGGCTTCGCCGCGCGGAAGCTGCCGCTGATCTGCGCCAACCCGGACCTCGTCGTCGAGCGCGGCGGCCGCATCATCCCCTGCGCCGGTTCGGTCGCGCTTGCCTATGAGGAGATCGGCGGGCAGGTGATCTATGCCGGCAAGCCCCATCTGCCGATCTACGAGGCAGCGTTGGCCGCGGCCGAGGAGAAGCGCGGTGCCCCGATCGCCCGCGACAGGATCTGCGCCGTGGGCGATGCGATCCGCACCGACATCGCCGGTGCCGAGGGCTTCGGCGCGGCCGGCGTCATGGTGCTGGCGGGCATCCACGCCCAGGATCTGATGGAAGCGTCGTGGGAGGAGCGTCACGGCTGGTTCGGCCGGCAGACGCACCGCCCGGCCTATGCCATGCCTCATCTGGTCTGGTGA